CCCGAAGTACGGCCCCGCCGACTGGAAGCCGACGGCGCCAGCGAACAGGCTGAACATGAAGAACGCGCCGATGAAGATGAGCGTGGCGAGGACGAAGTCGACCAGGGCGGCGAACCCGCGGTTCCCACCACCGGCCAGGTCATAGCGGAGGACGACGTGATCGGCGGTCTCGACTTCGAGCCGCCCGAGCGAGACGGCCATCGGGGCATGTTACGTTCGCGGCCTGGGCGCGAACGCCGCCGCGGTCGCGTAACACACGACCGCGACGAGACCGAGCGCGGTGAACATACCCAGCTCACGGGGGCGGGGTTCGCAACGATCGCGACGAGGCGCGGGAAGATCGTGCCGAGCGGGATGCCGACCGCGAGCGCGGCGAGCGCCGCGATCGCGACGCGGATCTCGAGCGGCGCGGCGAGCGTCGCCCGCGAAGCCGAGGAGCGCGCCGCTCACGACGAGGAACGTCAGGTGGTAGTGGAGCATCGCGCTGAAGAGGCGCGTCTGGACGAACTGGAAGAGCAGTGCGGCGAACGACAGAAGAAAGATCGCGACGAATAGCGAGACCGGAGTGCCACGGAGAGGACGCGGAGCCACATGGTACGTTCGCCCCGTGACGATCGACCGCTTCATCGAAGACCGCCGCGCACGGTGGGCGCGGCTCGGGCAGCTCGTCAGCGCGGCCCGCGGGCGCGTCGCTCGCCTCAGTGCCGACGACGTCGTCGAGCTCGGGCGCCTTTATCGCGTCACCACCAGCGACCTCGCGATCGCGCGCCGCGACTTCGGGCGCGACGTCGCCACCGAGCGGCTCAACGTCCTTGTCGCGGCGGCGCACGCGCTCGTTTACAGCGAGGCACCGACGAGTGGCCGGCGGCTCCGGCGTTTCGTCCTCCAGGAGCTGCCCGCGACGGTCCGGGCGAATCTCCCGTGGACCGGCGCGGCGTTCGCGATCTTCATGGTCTTCGCGGTCGTCCTGTACATCGTCGGATTGCTCCTGCCGGACGTCGCGGCGAACGCGCTGTCCGAAGAGACGCGACAACAGCTCGCGCAGCGGCAGCTCTGGACCGACATCCCCGAGGGCTTCCGGCCGATCGCAGGCCCGCTGATCATCGTCAACAACGTTCGCGTCGCGATCGTGCTCTTCGCCGGTGGACTCACGGCGGGCGCACTGACGATCTACGGCCTCGCGCAGAACGGCGCGATGCTCGGCACGATCTTCGCCGTCGTGCAGGGCTACGGTCTTGCCGGGGGTCTGCTCGCTTTCATCGCGGGTCACGGCGTGCTCGAGCTGTCGGCGATCTTTCTTTCCGGCGGCGCGGGACTCCGTCTCGCATGGGCGATCCTGCGACCCGGCGAGCGGTCGCGCCGTGACGCGCTGCGGCTCGGAAGCGCGCAGGCGTCGCGCGTGATGCTGCTCGTCATCCCCGTGCTCGGCGTCGCCGGTCTCATCGAGGGTTTCCTTTCACCGAGCGGCGCGAGCGAAGCGGTGAAGGCTGGCGTGGGTGTCGTGACCGGAGCGATGTTGTGGGGGTACATCGTCCTGACGGGCAGGAGCAGAGTGTCGGCGTGATCAGCCCAGTCGCCACCCCGCTCAAGTCGCCACCGCCTTCCGTCATCGACGAGCGTGGGACACCGAGGTTCGGCACATACCGGGGGCCGCTCGGACTCATTGACCTCAGCGGATTGCGGGATGAGTGGCGCCGGGGCGCGCTGTATCGGTACACGCATCGGAAGAAATGGCTCTGGTTCATGATCTCGACTCCGCAGATCGCCGTGGCCTCCGCCATCGTTGACGCGTCGTACGCGGCGAACGGCTTCCTGATCGTGGCCGACATCGAGACGCGGACGTTGCTCTGCGATCGGGGAGCGCTCGGTGTCCCCTGGATCTCGGTACGCGTGGCAGACCGGCCCAACGAGGGCGCCGATGCGCGCTTCACGTGGCCGGGACTGAACATCAGAGCATCGCGGCCACGGGGATCGGAGATCTACGTGATCCGAGCGCGCGTCGGTCAGCTCTCGATCGACGCCGAGCTGGACGCCGGAGCGGCTCCGACGCCAATTTCGTTGGTAGCTCCGGTGGCCGGCGGGACGGTCAATGTCACGCAGAAGTCGGCGCTCATGCCGGCGCGAGGAACCGTTCGCGTCGGCGACCGGACGTATCCGCTCGACGGCGGTTTCGGAGGATTGGACTACACGAACGGTCTTCTCGCGAGACACACCAGGTGGCGCTGGGCATTCGCCTCGGGACGGGACTCGGGTGGCGGCGTGGCCTTCAACTTCGTCAGCGGCATCAACGACACCGAGGCTGCGTCCGAGAACGTGATCTGGGTCGACGGCGCGGCGGTCCCGGTGGCTCGGGTCAAGTTCGAGTTCGACCCTGTGGCGAGGAGCGCACCATGGCGCATCTCCAGCGACGACGGATCCGTCGATCTCGTGTTCGAGCCGATCGGCGAGCACCGCGAGGATCGGGACCTTGGCCTCGTGCGCAGCCATTTCGTCCAGGTGGTGGGGACGTTCAGCGGCACGATCAACGCACTTGGACGACCCCGGCGGGTGAACATGCTGGCGGGCGTGACCGAGGACCAGGACGTGACGTGGTAGCGGTATGACCAACAGAGTTCTCCTCAGGGCGGTGCGAGTCTCCGCCGCGGAACTGCGAGCCGCGACCGCGGCCCTCGCGCCCGCGGATCGCGCCGAGATGGCAGTGCCGTCGTACGCGCATCCGAATCCGCTGATCCGCTGGCTGTTCTGGCAGCGCCTCGACACCGCCATTCGGTTCGCCGATCTACAGCGGGTGCGGCGGTCCTCGACTTCGGCACCGGCTCGGGGATCCTGCTGCCGACCCTCGCCGCGGTGGCGAAGCGGATCGTCGCGACGGACATCGAGCTCGCGCCCAGCCGAGCGACGGCGGCTGCGCGCGCGATCGACGTCGAGTTCGTCAGCGTGCCGGACTTCCCGAAGTGGACCGCCGCGAATCAGGCGACCCTCGATTGCATCTTCGCGCTGGATGTGCTCGAGCACGTCGAGACCGACGAGCTC
This region of Candidatus Limnocylindria bacterium genomic DNA includes:
- a CDS encoding class I SAM-dependent methyltransferase, with amino-acid sequence MAAPRHRHSVRRSTAGAAVLDFGTGSGILLPTLAAVAKRIVATDIELAPSRATAAARAIDVEFVSVPDFPKWTAANQATLDCIFALDVLEHVETDELEDLSGEFRSLLRPGGRLIVSGPTETVLYKLGRALAGFKNEYHHRNIFDIDRVLVTEWRIAARTYLPRFPLPRAFVLTHYE
- a CDS encoding stage II sporulation protein M, yielding MTIDRFIEDRRARWARLGQLVSAARGRVARLSADDVVELGRLYRVTTSDLAIARRDFGRDVATERLNVLVAAAHALVYSEAPTSGRRLRRFVLQELPATVRANLPWTGAAFAIFMVFAVVLYIVGLLLPDVAANALSEETRQQLAQRQLWTDIPEGFRPIAGPLIIVNNVRVAIVLFAGGLTAGALTIYGLAQNGAMLGTIFAVVQGYGLAGGLLAFIAGHGVLELSAIFLSGGAGLRLAWAILRPGERSRRDALRLGSAQASRVMLLVIPVLGVAGLIEGFLSPSGASEAVKAGVGVVTGAMLWGYIVLTGRSRVSA
- a CDS encoding DUF2804 domain-containing protein, translated to MISPVATPLKSPPPSVIDERGTPRFGTYRGPLGLIDLSGLRDEWRRGALYRYTHRKKWLWFMISTPQIAVASAIVDASYAANGFLIVADIETRTLLCDRGALGVPWISVRVADRPNEGADARFTWPGLNIRASRPRGSEIYVIRARVGQLSIDAELDAGAAPTPISLVAPVAGGTVNVTQKSALMPARGTVRVGDRTYPLDGGFGGLDYTNGLLARHTRWRWAFASGRDSGGGVAFNFVSGINDTEAASENVIWVDGAAVPVARVKFEFDPVARSAPWRISSDDGSVDLVFEPIGEHREDRDLGLVRSHFVQVVGTFSGTINALGRPRRVNMLAGVTEDQDVTW